The Xanthocytophaga agilis region AAGTGTTATTACTTCTGATGATAAAAGTCTGAAAGGCCTTCCATCAATGAAGGTAAGCTGCACCTGGATACCCTGGACTAATACTCGTTTAGGCATGTTTAGCGGATATGGTGCAGGAATTGTCTCCCCAGGCTGGTATGAACATCTCTGGACTCACGGTCAGGACAAAGGAATCCGCTGGCTTACACGTGTAGCCAGAATGTTTCGGGATAAGAAAATGGATATCTCTACAGCCCACGTTATTGAAGCTTACAGGCTTGCAGAAGCTCTTGCTGCCATGCGTGATCTGTCAAGGCCAGGCTTACTAGAATTAAATGAAGCTACTCAGACAGTACTGTGCTTTGGGGACAGCATCTTACTAAAACTTGTCGAGGAAGAACTTATTGTTGGTAAATCAACCATAGGAAAAGTTCCTAAAGAGTTACCTAAGCTCCCTATCCAATCAGACTTTGATGAACTCCGTAAGAAATGTCGCTTAGATATTACAGAAGCCAATAAAGACTATGAATTGGATTTGCGTAAAGAGTTAGATCTCAACCGCAGTCGCTTTTTACATCGTTTGGACATCCTGGATATCAAATGGGGTAAAAAAATAAGTATTTCAACCAAAGGAACATTCAAAGAAGGATGGCGCCTCCGCTGGCAACCTGAAATGGAAATTGAGTTAATTGAAAAAGGATTCTGGGGAAATACCATTCTGGAAGCATGTACAAAGTATCTTCTTGATCTGTCAACTCAGACACAATCTATAACACAACTTGCTGCCTACATTCAGGAGGCAATTCCAGCAGAATTATTTTCGGTAATTGAGAAGTTGCTTGAAAAGATTAATGAGCTTTCTACAATATCCAGTGATATCCTGGAACTTATGGGTGCAGTAAGTCCTCTGGTTGATGTGAGTCGTTATGGAAACGTGCGTAAAACAGATTTGTCAGCAATCAATCAACTGGTGAATGGATTACTGACTCGTATCTGTATTGGTCTACCCAATGCCTGTTATGGATTGGATGATGAGACGTCAAGCAGGATGTTTGAGCATATAAAGAAAACAGATGAAGCAGTACGTTTGCTGGACAATGAAGAATTAGAGCAACTCTGGTACAAAACATTGAGTGTTATTCTGGATAAGAATGGTATTAATACTATCATTATAGGATGCACCTGTCGTTTACTCTTTGATGGAAAGATTATTGATGAAACAGAAACTGCCCGTCGTTTTGGTTTAGCTTTATCGCCAGGTACTGAACCCAAAGATGCCGCTGGATGGATAGAAGGTTTTCTGAAAGGTAGTGGTACTATACTATTATACGACCAAACTCTGTGGAACCTTTTATACAAATGGGTATTTGAGTTGGAACAGGATAAGTTTTTGGAGTTGCTACCTATTTTGCGTCGCACATTCTCCAAATTTGATCCATCTGAACGAAAGCAAATTGGTGAGAAAGCTAGAAAAGGTATCACTACTACAAATACTACTGTTTCTGGTAGCTATGTTGAGCTACCGGAAAACTTCAATTATGAACGTGCAGAGAAATCTCTGGAGACTATAAAGCTACTCATTGGTATTGTATAATGTTTCATAACTATGAGGTTGTGTATCTAAGTTTAAAGAAATAAGCTGAATCTCTTTTCATGAGAAGTTTATTTCTTTAAACTTAACTAAGA contains the following coding sequences:
- a CDS encoding DUF5682 family protein; protein product: MELHILGIRHHGVGSAKNTVERLNDLQPDILLVEGPPELDSVVQWVTHKELKPPVAVLAYNTEKPAQATFYPFAKFSPEWQAITYAHQKNIPVWMMDLPLAHTFGIEIKKQEAAEKERKRLEEEAKQEAQEEIISVEDTNPQNNVTGEELPSAETGEGLLAEYETEFARDPISYLAQVAGYDDGELWWEHHFEHKFVKNSSQDHFEGVMMTMDVLREHVPMHHSAERDDLREAYMRKQIRQAEKAGYTKCVVVCGAWHGPALKNYNEKSVITSDDKSLKGLPSMKVSCTWIPWTNTRLGMFSGYGAGIVSPGWYEHLWTHGQDKGIRWLTRVARMFRDKKMDISTAHVIEAYRLAEALAAMRDLSRPGLLELNEATQTVLCFGDSILLKLVEEELIVGKSTIGKVPKELPKLPIQSDFDELRKKCRLDITEANKDYELDLRKELDLNRSRFLHRLDILDIKWGKKISISTKGTFKEGWRLRWQPEMEIELIEKGFWGNTILEACTKYLLDLSTQTQSITQLAAYIQEAIPAELFSVIEKLLEKINELSTISSDILELMGAVSPLVDVSRYGNVRKTDLSAINQLVNGLLTRICIGLPNACYGLDDETSSRMFEHIKKTDEAVRLLDNEELEQLWYKTLSVILDKNGINTIIIGCTCRLLFDGKIIDETETARRFGLALSPGTEPKDAAGWIEGFLKGSGTILLYDQTLWNLLYKWVFELEQDKFLELLPILRRTFSKFDPSERKQIGEKARKGITTTNTTVSGSYVELPENFNYERAEKSLETIKLLIGIV